One window from the genome of Peptococcaceae bacterium encodes:
- a CDS encoding GntR family transcriptional regulator — MAGNKYFEDISNNLSLKDKVYNAIKTQIIRGNLQPGQRLAEEEISKEMNISRAPIREALNKLEKEGFIKIFPRKGTIVSPITKNDIYNIWEMRKILEPYAAKKSINKFQKEELNSIENQISEVLSNPSDFARYMDSDLKLHELLYKYLTNHLLKDTLTMVKEHSLRLRYYAEKKSSTPEGVIIQNCKEHLEIVKALKAGEEEIVYNTVLMHVLNGAKRTMEALNEDII, encoded by the coding sequence TTGGCTGGCAATAAATATTTTGAAGATATCAGTAACAACCTGTCGCTAAAAGACAAAGTATATAATGCAATAAAAACCCAGATTATCAGGGGCAATTTACAACCTGGCCAGAGGTTAGCTGAAGAGGAAATATCAAAAGAAATGAATATAAGCAGGGCTCCGATTAGAGAAGCTCTAAACAAACTTGAAAAAGAAGGATTTATAAAAATTTTCCCGCGGAAAGGCACGATTGTCTCCCCCATTACCAAGAATGATATATATAACATATGGGAAATGAGGAAGATATTAGAACCTTATGCAGCAAAAAAATCGATCAATAAGTTCCAAAAGGAAGAGTTGAACAGCATTGAAAACCAAATAAGTGAGGTGTTAAGCAATCCTAGCGATTTTGCACGCTATATGGACTCCGATTTAAAGCTTCACGAACTATTATATAAATACTTAACTAACCACCTGCTAAAAGACACATTAACTATGGTAAAAGAGCATTCACTAAGGTTGCGTTATTATGCGGAAAAGAAATCATCAACGCCGGAGGGGGTTATCATACAGAATTGCAAGGAGCACCTAGAAATAGTTAAGGCTCTTAAGGCTGGGGAAGAGGAAATTGTTTACAATACGGTACTCATGCACGTATTAAATGGTGCAAAGAGGACAATGGAAGCTTTAAATGAAGATATTATATAA